In a single window of the Dinghuibacter silviterrae genome:
- a CDS encoding putative Ig domain-containing protein produces the protein MKRFLPYLTGLILCLCSFTLKAGTYTAKASGSWSSASTWVQNAVPTSSDTVIIPAGISVSLTGTYNSTQNVDYFNNPSYIYVYGTLTLLNDPSDPPGTGVFSWQNRVSIDVYSGGALNDNTTGGSINWVEGSVMSIQTGGSYGYDMALISAPPTDQFFDESNSYELVLNPPTPTTTTLPGPYTMTLTSTGFTTSGAFVQPPTATTTSATAVDTAKGTLNGTVTANGESTTISFQFDKTSTFNSPFFTTTTASPSTTSGSASVSATETGLTYSTQYYYRTVASNVMGTSYGTTQNFITAPVVYNVSVPANGTYGVGSIFVFSIGYTYISGVSQLPLTVTGGTPYITLQIGNKTRKAVFDHADPANPTLYFTYTVQAGDLAPAGITLGPSIVKNGASVLDGFGNPAGLSISGSLIAVPSMSGVIVNAPGAPNVTTNAATGVTTSSANLSGAVDDSGAATTVTMLYGTSATLTGASTVTVTPSSIAAGTGNTPVSASLSGLSYSTQYYYQLSATNAAGTTNGTINSFTTAPVIYSIDVPPSQTYTVGQVLIFSLHWTYITQAPLVANTSGGVPYFNVILGNKTEKAVFDHVNPTDAIAYFFYTVQPGDFTSGGMSLGPNIILNGGTIVDQFGDPVGLSLSNAPITPPVMTGINVSAPEPPIVTTGSADQITPTGATIYGAVDDSGATTAVTFRYSTDPGLVGATTVNGVLNSIAAGSGNTTDSAVLTGLLPSTKYYYQAIGQNSQGFATGLILNFTTAADVAPVVTTSGGATTFYAVGSGSTPVVVDNAVSASSSDHTTLASATVTIGSFSAGDQLSFNNTGSFGNITSTWDNTTGTLTLTSTSASATIAQWTAALEAITFANTSSTPVIGNRVISFVVNDGTLNSSAATKTVTVAQGLVFASGTSQNASFCENTTANTINALLATTDLANGQTLTYTVISGPANGTLGGFPGTVSSNGGNVTPSGFTYTPTSGFSGTDAFTIQVSNGSLTAQTTINVVVNPQPAVTAVSGPSTICASATTALSSGPTGGTWSSDNTGIATVDPVTGIVTGQAAGTTNILYTVTNGYGCVDSASEAVTVNPTPAAPSAITGASAVNNEQTGVAYSVSSVTGVTYTWSYSGTGVTINGTGNAVTLDFSATATSGTLSVTATSNCGVVSAASTLAIAVSAPTITVAPATLPAATVGASYNQAVSATGGSGTYTYAVTSGALPAGLSLSGGTLSGTPTAGGTFNFTITATDAGSFTGSQAYTLTVNAATIVVSPSSLPAATVGVSYSQSISATGGTSPYTYVATGLPAGLTLASDGTLSGTPTAGGSFTVTVTATDASTGSGPYQGTQTYTLTVNAASVVVAPATLPAATVGVSYSQSISATGGTSPYTYVATGLPAGLTLASDGTLSGTPTAGGSFTVTVTATDASTGSGPYQGSQTYTLTVNAATVVVSPSSLPAATVGVAYSQSISATGGTSPYTYVATGLPAGLTLASDGTLSGTPTAGGSFTVTVTATDASTGSGPYQGTQTYTLTVNAASVVVAPATLPAATVGVSYSQSISATGGTSPYTYVASGLPAGLTLTSGGVLSGTPTAGGSFTVTVTATDASTGSGPYQGTQTYTLTVNAASVVVAPATLPAATVGVSYNQSISATGGISPYTYVATGLPAGLTLASDGTLSGTPTAGGSFTVTVTATDASTGSGPYQGTQTYTLTVNPATIVIAPATLPAATVGVSYNQTITASGGTSSYTYVASGLPAGLTLTSGGVLSGTPTTGGSFTVTITATDASTGSGPYQGTQTYTLTVNAASVVVAPATLPAATVGVSYNQVISATGGTSPYTYVASGLPAGLTLTSGGVLSGTPTTGGSFTVTITATDASTGSGPYQGTQTYTLTVNAATITVAPATLPAATVGVSYNQVISATGGTSPYTYVASGLPAGLTLTSGGVLSGTPTAGGSFTVTITATDASTGSGPYQGTQTYTLTVNAATIIVAPATLPAATVGVSYNQVISATGGTSPYTYVASGLPAGLTLTSGGVLSGTPTAGGSFTVTITATDASTGSGPYQGTQTYTLTVNAATIIVAPATLPAATVGVSYNQTITATGGTSTYTYVASGLPTGLTLTSGGVLSGTPTAGGSFTVTITATDASTGSGPYQGTQTYTLTVNAATITVAPATLPAATVGVSYNQTITATGGTSTYTYVASGLPAGLTLTSGGVLSGTPTAGGSFTVTITATDASTGSGPYQGTQTYTLTVNAATIIVAPATLPAATVGVSYNQTITATGGTSTYTYVASGLPAGLTLTSGGVLSGTPTAGGSFTVTITATDASTGSGPYQGTQTYALTVNAATISVAPVTLPAATVGVSYNQTITATGGTSAYTYVASGLPAGLTLTSGGVLTGTPTAGGSFTVTITATDASTGSGPYQGTQTYTLTVNAATIAVAPATLPAATVGASYSQTISATGGTSPYTYAATGLPAGLSLTSGGTLSGTPTEGGSFNITITATDASTGSGPYKGTQTYTLTVNAATIAISPSTLPAGAVGIAYSQTLTASGGTAPYTYTASGLPAGLTLASDGTLSGTPTAGGTFNVTIVATDASTGSGPYHGSQSYTLTINASAITIAPATLPAATIAVNYSQTLSATGGTSPYTYAVTGGSLPAGLSLATDGALSGTPTAGGSFTFTVTATDASTGAGPYKGSTTYTLIVNAPAAIVLSPSTLPAGAYGQAYAGATITATGGTSSYTYAVTSGSLPPGISLGTDGVLSGTPTAVGSYSFTVTATDASTGAGPYKGSNTYSITVGKALLTITANDQSMTYGGTVPALTVTYSGFINGDNSSSLTIQPTASTAVTPATGVGQYPITVSGAVDPNYSITYVNGTMTVNPATLLVTAAPETRYYNTPNPTLTYTYSGFVNGDNASVLTSVPTISTTAVQTSPPGQYPITLSGGVAHNYTLTYQDAVLTVLQSLSNLITFNTLPVKTYGDPDFTISATANSGLPVTFVSRDNSIATVTQDATGNWVVHIVAAGQVTIAATQAGDGQYAPAPEVDQSLQINKADQTITFPVLSATATTGTSVTLAATASSGLPVTYTISDPTLATIIGNKLEFTGSGTVTVTATQDGDNDYNAATPVSYTITIYSGAGFQSHIGIFPNPAHGTLHIRFSSDYLITKYIMFSINGAVVRGETDVTNNSNDIPVDISNLSPGYYLVRVVCIRNNELVYPVFKILVF, from the coding sequence ATGAAACGATTTTTACCCTATCTCACCGGGTTGATCCTGTGTCTGTGTTCTTTTACCCTAAAAGCCGGTACCTACACCGCCAAGGCCAGCGGGAGCTGGTCTTCTGCCAGCACGTGGGTGCAGAATGCGGTGCCTACTTCCAGTGACACGGTCATCATTCCGGCCGGGATTTCGGTGAGCCTTACCGGGACGTACAATTCCACACAGAATGTCGATTATTTCAATAACCCCAGCTATATCTATGTATATGGCACGCTGACCCTGCTCAACGATCCCAGCGATCCCCCGGGAACGGGTGTGTTCTCCTGGCAGAACCGGGTAAGCATCGATGTCTATTCGGGTGGAGCCTTGAACGACAATACGACGGGAGGATCGATCAACTGGGTCGAAGGTTCCGTGATGTCCATTCAGACGGGCGGCAGTTATGGGTACGACATGGCGCTTATCTCCGCCCCTCCTACAGATCAGTTTTTTGATGAATCAAATAGCTACGAACTCGTTTTGAACCCGCCGACGCCGACAACGACGACGTTGCCGGGGCCCTATACCATGACGCTGACCAGCACCGGTTTTACCACATCCGGTGCGTTTGTCCAGCCGCCAACCGCTACGACGACCAGTGCTACCGCAGTCGATACCGCCAAGGGGACCCTGAACGGTACCGTTACGGCCAATGGGGAGAGCACCACCATTTCGTTTCAGTTTGACAAGACGTCCACTTTCAACAGCCCGTTTTTCACGACCACCACGGCCAGTCCGTCGACCACGTCCGGTAGTGCCAGCGTTTCGGCGACGGAGACGGGCCTTACCTATAGTACGCAATATTACTATCGTACGGTCGCCTCCAATGTAATGGGTACGTCGTACGGTACGACGCAGAACTTTATCACGGCGCCGGTCGTATATAATGTGTCCGTTCCCGCCAATGGTACGTATGGGGTTGGTTCCATATTTGTTTTTTCCATAGGATATACCTATATCTCAGGTGTTTCCCAGTTACCCCTGACCGTTACCGGGGGCACACCGTATATTACCCTCCAGATCGGCAATAAAACGAGAAAGGCGGTTTTCGATCACGCAGACCCAGCCAATCCGACCTTGTATTTCACGTACACGGTTCAGGCGGGTGACCTTGCCCCTGCCGGAATCACTCTTGGGCCCTCCATTGTTAAAAACGGGGCGTCTGTTCTGGACGGGTTCGGTAACCCGGCAGGTCTTTCCATCAGCGGGTCCCTCATCGCCGTTCCTTCCATGAGCGGCGTCATTGTCAATGCACCCGGCGCGCCCAACGTCACCACGAACGCGGCGACCGGCGTGACGACTTCCAGCGCGAACCTTTCCGGTGCGGTCGACGACAGCGGCGCCGCTACGACGGTGACCATGCTCTACGGCACCAGCGCCACCCTGACCGGTGCCAGCACGGTAACGGTCACCCCGTCCAGCATAGCGGCCGGAACGGGCAATACCCCCGTCAGCGCAAGCCTCAGCGGCCTCTCCTACAGCACGCAGTATTACTATCAGTTGTCTGCCACGAACGCGGCGGGGACGACCAACGGGACCATCAACAGCTTTACGACCGCGCCGGTCATTTATAGCATCGACGTGCCGCCAAGCCAGACATATACGGTTGGCCAGGTGTTGATCTTTTCGCTCCATTGGACCTATATCACCCAAGCCCCCCTGGTAGCCAATACCAGCGGCGGGGTGCCCTATTTCAATGTGATCCTGGGCAACAAGACGGAAAAGGCGGTCTTTGATCACGTGAATCCGACCGACGCCATCGCCTATTTCTTCTATACCGTACAGCCCGGCGATTTCACTTCCGGCGGGATGAGCCTCGGCCCCAACATTATCCTGAACGGCGGCACTATCGTCGATCAGTTCGGGGACCCCGTGGGTCTTTCCCTCAGTAACGCACCCATAACGCCACCGGTCATGACGGGGATCAATGTCAGTGCCCCGGAGCCCCCCATTGTTACGACAGGTTCGGCCGACCAGATTACCCCAACCGGAGCGACGATCTATGGTGCTGTCGACGACAGCGGCGCCACGACCGCGGTGACCTTCCGGTACTCGACCGACCCGGGTCTTGTCGGCGCGACCACCGTGAACGGGGTACTCAATTCCATCGCCGCCGGTTCGGGGAATACCACGGACTCAGCGGTCCTGACAGGGCTTCTTCCCAGCACCAAATATTATTACCAGGCGATCGGCCAGAACAGCCAGGGTTTTGCTACGGGTTTGATCCTCAACTTTACGACGGCGGCAGACGTTGCCCCGGTCGTAACGACTTCCGGCGGCGCCACGACCTTCTATGCTGTTGGTTCCGGTTCAACACCGGTCGTCGTAGACAATGCGGTGAGCGCAAGCAGCTCCGACCATACCACGCTGGCATCGGCTACAGTGACCATCGGTAGTTTCAGCGCAGGGGATCAGCTTAGCTTCAACAACACGGGCTCGTTTGGCAACATCACGTCGACCTGGGACAACACCACGGGAACGCTCACCCTGACCTCCACCTCCGCAAGCGCGACGATTGCGCAATGGACGGCTGCGTTAGAAGCCATTACTTTTGCCAACACTTCTTCGACGCCTGTCATCGGAAACCGGGTCATCTCCTTTGTCGTTAACGACGGGACGCTGAACAGCAGTGCCGCCACCAAGACTGTGACGGTGGCCCAGGGTCTTGTTTTTGCTTCCGGCACCAGCCAGAACGCTTCTTTCTGCGAGAATACCACGGCCAATACCATCAACGCTTTACTGGCGACCACCGACCTGGCGAACGGTCAAACCCTGACCTACACCGTTATCAGCGGCCCTGCCAATGGCACCCTTGGCGGCTTTCCCGGCACTGTTTCTTCAAACGGTGGCAATGTTACACCCTCTGGATTTACATACACGCCGACCTCCGGTTTCTCCGGTACGGACGCCTTTACGATACAAGTGTCCAACGGTTCCCTCACGGCGCAGACGACCATCAACGTCGTCGTAAACCCGCAGCCGGCCGTAACGGCTGTCAGCGGTCCCTCTACGATATGCGCTTCTGCGACCACTGCGCTCAGCAGCGGCCCCACAGGTGGTACGTGGAGTTCGGACAATACCGGCATCGCCACCGTTGACCCCGTCACCGGTATCGTAACCGGGCAAGCAGCAGGCACCACCAACATCCTGTATACGGTGACCAATGGGTACGGCTGCGTCGACAGTGCTTCCGAGGCGGTGACCGTCAATCCCACACCGGCTGCGCCCTCGGCCATCACCGGTGCTTCCGCCGTCAATAACGAACAAACCGGCGTCGCCTATTCCGTGTCCAGTGTGACCGGTGTCACCTACACCTGGAGCTACAGCGGCACCGGTGTTACGATCAACGGCACGGGCAACGCCGTCACCCTCGACTTTAGCGCCACCGCCACCAGCGGCACCCTTAGCGTGACCGCTACCAGCAATTGCGGTGTGGTCAGCGCCGCATCCACCCTGGCGATTGCGGTGAGCGCGCCCACCATTACGGTGGCGCCGGCGACGCTTCCGGCGGCTACCGTCGGGGCTTCCTACAATCAAGCTGTTTCGGCTACCGGTGGAAGTGGCACCTATACCTACGCCGTTACCAGCGGGGCTTTGCCTGCGGGGCTGAGCCTCTCCGGTGGTACCCTGTCGGGTACGCCCACTGCCGGCGGCACCTTCAACTTTACCATTACCGCTACCGACGCGGGTTCGTTTACGGGATCCCAGGCGTACACGCTGACGGTGAACGCCGCGACGATCGTTGTTTCGCCTTCTTCTTTGCCTGCGGCAACTGTTGGAGTGTCTTATAGCCAGTCCATTAGTGCTACCGGCGGCACCTCGCCCTATACTTATGTGGCTACTGGTCTTCCTGCGGGTCTGACGTTGGCATCAGACGGCACGCTGTCCGGTACGCCGACTGCCGGCGGCAGCTTTACGGTTACCGTTACGGCGACGGATGCTTCCACGGGCAGCGGTCCTTATCAGGGCACTCAGACGTATACGCTGACGGTGAACGCGGCAAGTGTTGTGGTGGCTCCGGCAACCCTGCCTGCGGCGACCGTTGGTGTTTCTTACAGTCAATCTATTTCCGCCACCGGTGGGACGTCGCCCTATACTTATGTGGCAACTGGTCTTCCTGCGGGCCTGACATTGGCATCCGACGGGACGTTGTCCGGCACACCGACAGCGGGCGGCAGCTTCACGGTCACCGTCACGGCTACGGATGCCTCTACGGGCAGTGGGCCTTATCAGGGTTCTCAGACGTACACGCTGACGGTGAACGCGGCGACGGTTGTTGTTTCGCCTTCTTCCCTGCCTGCGGCAACTGTAGGGGTGGCTTACAGCCAGTCCATCAGTGCCACCGGTGGCACATCGCCCTATACTTATGTGGCAACTGGTCTTCCTGCGGGTCTGACGCTGGCGTCCGACGGCACGCTGTCGGGTACGCCGACGGCGGGTGGTAGCTTCACAGTCACCGTCACGGCCACGGATGCCTCCACGGGCAGTGGTCCTTATCAGGGAACGCAGACGTACACGCTCACTGTGAACGCGGCAAGCGTTGTGGTTGCTCCTGCCACACTCCCTGCTGCTACCGTAGGCGTATCTTACAGTCAATCGATCAGCGCAACCGGCGGCACCTCGCCCTACACGTATGTAGCAAGTGGCTTGCCTGCGGGTCTGACACTGACGTCCGGCGGCGTACTGTCCGGCACGCCAACAGCCGGTGGCAGCTTTACGGTCACCGTCACGGCCACGGATGCCTCCACAGGCAGTGGTCCTTATCAGGGAACACAGACATACACGCTCACTGTAAACGCGGCAAGCGTTGTGGTTGCTCCTGCCACACTCCCTGCTGCTACCGTAGGCGTATCTTATAATCAATCGATCAGCGCAACCGGCGGTATATCCCCCTATACTTATGTAGCAACTGGTTTGCCCGCGGGTCTGACATTGGCATCTGACGGGACGCTGTCCGGCACGCCGACAGCCGGTGGCAGCTTTACGGTCACCGTCACGGCTACAGATGCCTCTACAGGCAGCGGGCCCTATCAGGGCACTCAGACGTACACGCTGACGGTGAACCCGGCGACGATCGTGATTGCCCCGGCAACTTTGCCCGCGGCGACTGTAGGTGTATCTTATAATCAAACCATCACTGCTTCTGGTGGTACATCGTCCTATACTTATGTGGCAAGTGGCCTTCCTGCTGGTCTGACATTGACGTCCGGCGGCGTGCTGTCCGGTACACCAACAACTGGCGGCAGCTTCACAGTCACTATCACGGCTACAGATGCCTCTACAGGCAGCGGGCCTTATCAGGGCACTCAGACGTACACGCTCACTGTGAACGCGGCAAGCGTTGTGGTTGCACCAGCAACCCTCCCTGCGGCGACGGTCGGTGTATCTTATAATCAAGTAATCAGCGCCACTGGCGGCACCTCGCCCTACACGTATGTAGCAAGTGGCTTGCCTGCGGGTCTGACACTGACGTCCGGTGGCGTGCTGTCCGGCACGCCAACAACGGGCGGCAGCTTCACTGTCACTATCACCGCTACGGACGCTTCCACGGGCAGTGGTCCTTATCAGGGAACACAGACCTACACGCTGACGGTCAACGCAGCGACCATAACCGTTGCCCCGGCAACCTTGCCAGCAGCTACCGTCGGTGTATCTTATAATCAAGTAATCAGCGCCACTGGCGGCACCTCGCCCTACACGTATGTAGCCAGTGGCTTGCCTGCGGGTCTGACACTGACGTCCGGCGGCGTGCTGTCTGGCACACCGACCGCGGGCGGCAGCTTCACAGTCACTATCACCGCTACGGACGCTTCCACGGGCAGCGGTCCTTATCAGGGAACGCAGACCTACACGCTAACGGTCAACGCAGCGACCATAATCGTCGCCCCGGCAACCTTGCCAGCAGCTACCGTCGGTGTATCTTATAATCAAGTAATCAGCGCCACTGGCGGCACCTCGCCCTACACGTATGTCGCAAGTGGCTTGCCTGCGGGTCTGACACTGACGTCCGGCGGCGTACTGTCCGGCACGCCAACAGCGGGCGGCAGCTTCACAGTCACTATCACCGCTACGGACGCTTCTACAGGCAGCGGTCCCTATCAAGGAACACAGACCTACACGCTAACGGTCAACGCAGCGACCATAATCGTCGCCCCGGCAACCTTGCCCGCAGCTACCGTCGGTGTTTCTTATAATCAAACGATCACCGCAACCGGTGGTACGAGCACCTATACTTATGTCGCAAGCGGTCTCCCAACTGGTCTGACATTGACGTCCGGCGGCGTACTGTCCGGCACGCCAACAGCGGGCGGCAGCTTCACAGTCACTATCACCGCTACTGACGCTTCCACGGGCAGCGGTCCCTATCAAGGAACACAGACCTACACGCTGACGGTCAACGCAGCGACCATAACCGTCGCCCCGGCAACCTTGCCCGCAGCTACCGTCGGTGTTTCTTATAATCAAACGATCACCGCAACCGGTGGTACGAGCACCTATACTTATGTCGCAAGCGGTCTTCCCGCGGGTCTGACATTGACATCCGGCGGGGTACTGTCCGGCACGCCAACAGCGGGCGGCAGCTTCACAGTCACTATCACCGCTACGGATGCTTCCACGGGCAGCGGTCCTTATCAGGGAACGCAGACCTACACGCTAACGGTCAACGCAGCGACCATAATCGTCGCCCCGGCAACCTTGCCCGCAGCTACCGTCGGTGTTTCTTATAATCAAACGATCACCGCAACCGGTGGTACGAGCACCTATACTTATGTCGCAAGCGGTCTTCCCGCGGGTCTGACACTGACATCCGGCGGCGTACTGTCGGGCACCCCGACAGCCGGCGGCAGCTTCACAGTCACTATCACCGCTACAGACGCCTCCACGGGCAGCGGTCCTTATCAGGGAACACAGACGTACGCGCTGACGGTGAACGCAGCGACCATATCCGTCGCCCCGGTAACCTTGCCAGCAGCTACCGTCGGTGTGTCTTATAATCAAACGATCACCGCAACCGGTGGCACAAGCGCCTATACTTATGTCGCAAGCGGTCTTCCCGCGGGTCTAACATTGACATCCGGTGGAGTGCTGACCGGCACCCCGACAGCCGGCGGCAGCTTCACAGTCACTATCACCGCTACAGACGCTTCTACTGGCAGCGGTCCTTATCAAGGAACGCAGACGTATACGCTGACGGTGAACGCTGCGACGATCGCGGTAGCACCGGCAACACTGCCGGCGGCCACCGTAGGAGCCTCCTATAGTCAGACGATCAGCGCGACCGGCGGTACGTCGCCCTATACCTATGCCGCAACCGGTCTGCCCGCCGGCCTGTCATTAACATCAGGCGGCACGCTGTCCGGCACGCCTACAGAGGGCGGCAGCTTCAACATTACGATCACGGCCACCGACGCCTCCACGGGTAGTGGCCCCTACAAAGGAACGCAGACGTACACCCTGACGGTAAACGCCGCGACGATCGCGATCAGCCCGTCCACCCTGCCTGCCGGTGCTGTCGGCATCGCGTATAGCCAAACCCTCACCGCAAGCGGCGGTACGGCGCCCTATACGTATACAGCAAGTGGTCTGCCCGCGGGGCTCACCTTGGCATCAGACGGCACGCTGTCCGGCACGCCAACAGCGGGTGGCACATTCAACGTCACGATTGTCGCCACCGACGCCTCCACGGGCAGCGGCCCCTATCACGGATCTCAGTCCTACACCTTGACGATCAATGCATCGGCGATCACGATAGCCCCGGCTACACTGCCTGCAGCGACGATCGCTGTCAACTACAGCCAGACGCTAAGTGCGACCGGCGGTACCAGCCCCTACACGTATGCGGTAACCGGCGGCAGCCTCCCGGCGGGCCTAAGCCTGGCCACCGACGGCGCGCTGTCCGGTACCCCCACGGCGGGCGGCAGCTTCACCTTTACAGTAACGGCTACGGACGCCTCCACGGGTGCGGGCCCCTATAAAGGGTCTACCACGTACACGTTGATCGTAAACGCCCCCGCGGCGATCGTTCTAAGCCCGAGCACCTTGCCGGCCGGCGCTTATGGACAAGCTTATGCAGGCGCTACCATCACGGCCACCGGTGGCACGTCTTCCTATACGTATGCAGTCACCAGCGGTAGCCTGCCGCCCGGCATCAGCCTCGGCACTGACGGGGTCTTGTCCGGCACACCTACGGCTGTCGGGAGTTATTCCTTCACGGTTACGGCCACCGACGCTTCCACGGGTGCAGGACCTTACAAGGGTTCCAATACCTACTCCATAACGGTAGGCAAAGCCCTTCTGACCATCACCGCCAACGATCAAAGCATGACGTACGGCGGAACGGTACCCGCCCTCACGGTCACCTATAGCGGCTTTATCAACGGGGACAACAGCAGCAGCCTTACCATCCAGCCGACCGCCTCCACCGCGGTTACGCCAGCCACCGGGGTAGGCCAATACCCGATCACCGTAAGCGGGGCTGTGGATCCCAACTATAGCATCACTTATGTCAACGGTACGATGACGGTCAACCCGGCCACGTTGTTGGTAACGGCCGCGCCCGAGACCCGGTATTACAATACGCCGAATCCCACCCTGACGTATACGTACAGCGGGTTTGTAAACGGGGATAATGCCTCCGTCCTGACCTCTGTACCGACGATCAGCACAACGGCGGTTCAGACCTCGCCTCCGGGTCAGTACCCGATCACCCTGAGCGGTGGCGTAGCGCACAACTATACCCTCACATATCAGGACGCCGTGTTGACGGTGCTCCAGTCACTGTCAAACCTGATCACCTTTAATACACTTCCCGTGAAGACGTACGGTGATCCCGACTTTACGATTTCGGCCACGGCCAACTCCGGGCTGCCGGTGACGTTTGTCTCCAGGGACAATTCGATCGCCACGGTTACCCAGGATGCTACCGGCAATTGGGTCGTCCATATCGTAGCGGCAGGCCAGGTGACGATTGCGGCCACCCAGGCCGGGGACGGTCAGTATGCACCGGCACCTGAAGTGGATCAAAGCCTGCAGATCAACAAGGCCGACCAGACCATCACTTTCCCGGTCCTGTCTGCCACGGCAACAACCGGTACGTCCGTTACGCTGGCGGCCACGGCCAGCTCCGGATTACCCGTGACCTATACGATCTCGGATCCCACGCTGGCGACCATTATAGGGAACAAACTGGAATTTACCGGTTCGGGTACGGTCACCGTCACCGCCACACAGGACGGGGACAACGACTACAACGCGGCTACACCCGTCAGCTATACGATTACCATATACAGCGGGGCCGGGTTCCAGTCGCACATCGGGATATTCCCCAATCCGGCACACGGAACGCTGCACATCCGCTTCAGCTCCGACTACCTCATCACGAAATACATCATGTTCTCGATCAATGGTGCGGTCGTGCGTGGGGAAACCGATGTGACCAACAACAGCAACGATATCCCGGTTGATATCTCCAACCTCAGCCCGGGATACTACCTGGTGCGGGTGGTGTGTATCCGCAACAACGAGCTGGTGTACCCGGTATTCAAGATCCTGGTGTTCTAA
- a CDS encoding PDDEXK nuclease domain-containing protein codes for MSLGSDPSERDVEKGLLAHLQKFMLELGQGFAFMGSQYHLEVDDEDFYMDMLFYHTRLRCYCVLEIKTTPFKPEYVGKLNFYLNVVNAQLRQDGDQPSIGILLCKTPNKVTVEYALQNITGPMGVTEYQIMASLPDSIKYSLPSKEDLEEQLT; via the coding sequence TTGTCTTTGGGCAGCGATCCCTCGGAACGGGATGTGGAAAAGGGGCTTTTGGCCCATCTTCAGAAATTCATGCTCGAACTTGGTCAAGGTTTTGCGTTTATGGGAAGTCAGTATCATCTTGAAGTGGACGATGAAGACTTTTACATGGACATGCTTTTTTACCACACCCGCTTGCGTTGTTATTGTGTACTTGAGATCAAGACCACTCCTTTTAAACCAGAGTATGTCGGTAAACTTAATTTCTATCTAAATGTGGTAAACGCCCAATTGAGGCAGGATGGGGATCAGCCGAGCATTGGAATCCTTTTGTGCAAAACACCCAATAAGGTAACAGTGGAATATGCCTTGCAAAATATCACAGGGCCTATGGGCGTAACAGAATATCAAATCATGGCTTCCTTGCCGGACTCCATAAAATATTCCCTCCCGTCAAAGGAAGACTTAGAAGAACAATTGACATAA
- a CDS encoding DUF1016 N-terminal domain-containing protein, producing MNSEIAGDKQYKKWLVEMKDRIRGAQIRAVISVSKELLNLYWELGKDILGKKALAKWGDGLIDQLSKDLSSAFPGNKGFSKRNLFYIKRWYSLYKEADPIVQQLVAQIPWGHNIDILTKTSSIEEATFYVRGTRCHRPIWRGTH from the coding sequence ATGAACTCAGAAATTGCCGGGGACAAGCAGTACAAGAAGTGGCTCGTCGAAATGAAGGACAGGATCCGGGGGGCGCAGATAAGGGCGGTCATCAGTGTGAGCAAGGAGTTGCTCAATTTGTATTGGGAGTTAGGAAAAGATATTTTGGGAAAAAAAGCCTTGGCAAAATGGGGTGATGGGCTGATCGACCAATTATCAAAAGACCTGTCCTCTGCCTTTCCTGGGAATAAGGGCTTTTCCAAAAGGAATCTATTTTATATAAAGCGTTGGTATTCATTATATAAGGAGGCTGACCCAATAGTGCAGCAGCTTGTTGCACAAATTCCCTGGGGCCACAACATCGATATCCTGACAAAGACTTCCAGTATTGAGGAAGCAACATTTTACGTTCGCGGTACACGTTGCCACAGGCCGATCTGGCGAGGGACACATTGA